One part of the Vicia villosa cultivar HV-30 ecotype Madison, WI linkage group LG6, Vvil1.0, whole genome shotgun sequence genome encodes these proteins:
- the LOC131612447 gene encoding uncharacterized protein LOC131612447 isoform X2, producing the protein MHLLGEKREILQSTVDLVQNNLNLEVIYGDTDSIMIYSGLDDIAKATSIAKKVIQEALVNVCGAVVCKEECGPFVSVTLVRQGAKHNEVRKTISLTSESSELLFSDVIPGKYRLEVKHSSPESVAKEDNWCWEKSFIDVNIGAEDLEGIVFVQKGYWVNVISTDGSTVNLKIQIHPHASKQVLDELSENLQIPIVVQPPQMQSCRLETKKIVMKIWKKLMIMKM; encoded by the exons ATGCACCTATTAGGGGAGAAGAGGGAGATACTTCAAAGCACTGTTGATCTTGTTCAAAATAACTTGAACTTAGAG GTGATCTATGGGGATACTGATTCAATAATGATTTACAGTGGGCTAGATGATATTGCAAAAGCAACTTCAATAGCTAAGAAAGTTATTCAAGAG GCTCTGGTCAATGTCTGTGGTGCCGTAGTCTGCAAGGAAGAATGCGGTCCATTTGTATCTGTGACTCTTGTGAGGCAGGGTGCTAAACATAATGAAGTGAGAAAGACAATTAGCTTGACCTCTGAGAGTAGTGAACTTCTGTTTTCTGATGTTATTCCTGGAAAATACAGGCTTGAG GTGAAACATAGTTCCCCTGAATCAGTGGCCAAGGAAGATAATTGGTGCTGGGAGAAGAGCTTCATAGATGTAAATATTGGAGCTGAGGACTTGGAAGGAATTGTTTTTGTTCAAAAAGGTTACTGGGTCAATGTGATCTCCA CTGATGGATCAACTGTGAATTTAAAGATTCAG ATCCACCCTCATGCTTCAAAACAAGTCTTGGATGAACTTTCTGAAAACCTTCAAATTCCTATTGTGGTTCAACCACCACAAATGCAGAGCTGCAG ATTGGAGACGAAGAAGATTGTGATGAAGATATGGAAGAAGCTTATGATCATGAAGATGTGA
- the LOC131612447 gene encoding uncharacterized protein LOC131612447 isoform X1, producing the protein MHLLGEKREILQSTVDLVQNNLNLEVIYGDTDSIMIYSGLDDIAKATSIAKKVIQEALVNVCGAVVCKEECGPFVSVTLVRQGAKHNEVRKTISLTSESSELLFSDVIPGKYRLEVKHSSPESVAKEDNWCWEKSFIDVNIGAEDLEGIVFVQKGYWVNVISTDGSTVNLKIQGLEVFRKKHVLVFISSLDSIEDEISLLNSIYERLQENSKESIKGFKKEDFKILWIPIKCMC; encoded by the exons ATGCACCTATTAGGGGAGAAGAGGGAGATACTTCAAAGCACTGTTGATCTTGTTCAAAATAACTTGAACTTAGAG GTGATCTATGGGGATACTGATTCAATAATGATTTACAGTGGGCTAGATGATATTGCAAAAGCAACTTCAATAGCTAAGAAAGTTATTCAAGAG GCTCTGGTCAATGTCTGTGGTGCCGTAGTCTGCAAGGAAGAATGCGGTCCATTTGTATCTGTGACTCTTGTGAGGCAGGGTGCTAAACATAATGAAGTGAGAAAGACAATTAGCTTGACCTCTGAGAGTAGTGAACTTCTGTTTTCTGATGTTATTCCTGGAAAATACAGGCTTGAG GTGAAACATAGTTCCCCTGAATCAGTGGCCAAGGAAGATAATTGGTGCTGGGAGAAGAGCTTCATAGATGTAAATATTGGAGCTGAGGACTTGGAAGGAATTGTTTTTGTTCAAAAAGGTTACTGGGTCAATGTGATCTCCA CTGATGGATCAACTGTGAATTTAAAGATTCAG GGTCTTGAAGTTTTTAGGAAGAAGCATGTATTGGTGTTCATTTCGAGTCTTGATAGCATTGAAGATGAGATTTCACTTTTGAATTCAATCTATGAAAGATTGCAAGAAAACTCAAAAGAATCAATAAAAGGTTTCAAGAAAGAAGACTTCAAGATTTTGTGGATCCCCATTAAATGTATGTGTTAG